The following is a genomic window from Miscanthus floridulus cultivar M001 chromosome 14, ASM1932011v1, whole genome shotgun sequence.
TGCTGCATTCCAACCAATTTTGAGGAGCAACCACGGTGCTACGATGCAGAGGCGGTGCATCTAAGGGCCGGTCGGCGCCCCCTAGCGCCGCCCGATGCCTTGGTCCTCCACCGACCTCCCTCCTGCCTACAAGTACCCCCTATGcctctctacactataaatagagggtggcGCCCCATGccattcatttccaagctttccaagcttctcttagctttctagcttagcattagctatagagtattagtctagtagtggagtagagcaagagcggagcttctctCAGAGTCCggaagagtcttctgggtctggtatagctcctttgtaattctttcattttagcatttactttattcagtatttatttAAGTACTTTATTatagtattattgctttgctttactttaagtacttagtcattagtgttgatcattagtgagcttaggtgcttattgtttggcattagtagcataggttatcttataaTTAGTAGCTATTCGTTAGTACCGGTTCCACTATCTGTCTAGGgtactttgatctcatttcatcggaacttggatcgaagtagtaagcctgtagattaagtgtggtgcttaggctatagattacctgtggatacggctaggcctccggatagattttggtaggtggcaagtggtgatagccttgtccatcctctgtattccaccacgataggtctagttattaaatcgtagggctcgtggcagaccttgtctatttaactctcctagttggtaggtgggctatgccccgaagtactatcacatttctcctagtcatttgtttaccttagttactagaaagataaaacgctcgctctcccacctagctatctctaggtTAGCTTGTTATTTAGTAGTTAGGTAGGTAGTTCACATTCAACTTCcactatcgttcacctacctaggattaACTTAGGCTTTACCTTAGCAATTCTTAGCtaaatataaattctagccttccgccttcctgtggaaaaaatataaattcgacactcggtactcaccgagtgAAGTGCTACACGAAGTGCTACACGATAGTTCTGTGCACTTGCGGAATCCTACAATAGtcattaagaaatatcaacaagcattctGGCGGCGTTGTCGGGGAAGGCAACTGGCCTCAGATTTATATTGCTAGTCTTGCTAGCTAGGTTTTTAGTTATCCTTAAGTAGTTTATCCTTTCTTCCTCATATCCTATCACTACCCTCCACGATCATGGGTGACAAGTCCACCCGTGATTTTTTTGCACCCTCGGCTACTAATGTAGCCACCGgacccaatgttatcaatggggacgttaactttgagcttaagccagcGTTAATTACTATGGTTCAAGCTAGTCTGTTTTGTGGAAAAGCCCACAaggatgcaaatgctcacctctaacatttcttggagatttgtagcacgttcaccattaagggagtgagccAACAGGCTATACGTCTtcgccttttccccttctctttgttaggaaaggctaagcaatGATTTTACTCAAACCGCAATGCTATAGATACCTGGGACAAGTGTTCCAACGCTTTCCTAGTCAAGTTTTTTCCCATGGAGAAGACTAATGCTCTGCGCAATAAAatctctagttttcaacaactagcaGATAAATCGATTCCCGAAGCTTGGGAACGAATGCAAGAGTACGTCTCTACATGTTCATACCATGGCATGGAAGATTGGCTTTTGATCCAGAACTTCTACCATGGGTTAGTGCCgttagataggagccatttagatgtTGTTGCTTGTGGAGCATTctttttgctaagtgttgcagaTGCAAAGACGCAGATCGAGAAGATGGTTTCCAACTAAGGATGGAGCGACAATCGACTCCAACCCATAAATGAGGTATGCATTCAATTATGgaaattgacatgcttgcagTTAAGATGGATCGCTCGCGAAGCGAGtagaacattatgagaaggtgagtgcccAAGAGACTCAAAGCCATGGATTCCCATATGACTTGCAAAGTCTGTGGAGATGTTGGACGTTCGGGCAACTCCTGCCCCGAAACCCAAGAGGACCTCAACTTCGTCAACACCAACAACGGGTTCCGTCTACAACATCAAGGCTGGAATCAGCGCTCCAACAACTAgggaggtaacaattattactcttctcCTAGTGTGAATAATGAAAgtaataatagttatgctttcTTGAAAGATCTTGTTTATAGCAATGGTAGAATGACTGATAGCATTAATAAGAAACTAcatgctcatgacaagatgttggaaaatataaatgctaaattggatgagttTTCGTCACTACTAAATTTTAACCCTGTTTCAATGCCCGAAAAGTGTTTCAATAGGCCCGAAATAGTTGCAATATCAGAATTAGCAATACATTTTTTTCAGTGGGAGGTGTTGCAGGCGCTTGCGTGGGTAAAGCTTTGGACAACACTTTTTTCCTTAGCGTTGCAAAATGCGTTTTGGATTAGTGTTGCAACATAAGCTTTTGCTACGGTCGTAGGTGTGGCTACTACATGCAACATCTTCGACATTGCTGGACCTTGCAAAGGCAACTCGCCCATGTCGTAGCAAATGGTGCACTAGCAACTATGTGTTGCAAGACAATGTATTGCCACGAATAACATGTGTGACAACAAGGATTATGTCGCAACACTAAGAAGTGATGGCAACATGTACAATTGCCACGCCCAAGGTTTGGTTGGCATAAGGTGCAGCCTCTATTGCATCGCATAACTAGTGTGGCAACAAGACTTATGTAGCAACACTAAGAAatagtagcaacatgtgcaatTGCCACGCCCAAGGTTTGAttgctataaggtgcaacatctatTGCTAAGCAGATTGTTCGTTGTCACTCTTTTTTGTGACAGTGGTTCTGGTTGCTATAGCACAAAGATTAGCATTGCCATATCACCTGTTGCCACGCTCATTGTGTCGCTATAGGATGTATTGCCACAGAAAATGTGGTTGCAAATAGTCTCTTTTACAACGCTTTCGGTTTGGTGTCACCAAACAATATTACAACGCCATTATTGTTTGTCAGAACAGGAACATGTGATCAAGAAAGCATTTATATAAAACCATTGTATCAAAACATGATTTGTTTCTACACATATGAAATGAAACCATCATTGTTGTGACAATAGTTTGAAATTGTATTACAAACATCATTTAAATATCCCTAGCTAAGACTGCATTGAAGCTTGGCTCGACATTGTTTATCCATATCTTGAATTGACCATCCCATCACAGCATCACTCGAACCACTCCACTCAAACTGTATCTTCCTCCTAAATAAAATCATTCACGGATACACATGAGTCTTGACAATTTCACAAGTACTTGTAAAAACAGACCTAACTAAATGGTTACCTACATAATCTGATGATTATTTAGCTAGGCTTTGGCCTGATAGTTATCTTCTGACAAGGATGAAATATTGGGCCTATATACTATTAAAAGAATAAACTACCTAAGGTTACACACCATAGAAATTAAATTGAAGCAGATCATATTTTTGTATGAACATGTCATAATGTAAATTCTAGGATGGGTCATGTAAGAACAGGAAGCCATAAATACACACTTTCTCTAGGAAAAAAACTAATTTATATGTTTCCAACTATTCTGCTGTAGTGTCACCACTTATCAATTACCAGTGTTGCAATTTTTAGTTCCCTCTTTAGCTAACCAAAGGGTCAATCTTTTCCAGTAGAGAAACAAAGGAAAAACATGCAGTAAGTATTATTAGATCTTACGCTTCTAATCAAATCTCTATCACCCAAAAAAAAATAGCATGGAATTAATCTCTATCACCCAAACCAGTCAGAAACCACATCTAGGCTCACTAAACTGaatcagaaaaaaggagaacaaaaTAGGGGGAAGCATACCTTCACAGTGATAGTGGGACTCATAAATCATGCAGTAGTTAGCGAGCACCACCATGTCCTACTATCAGTGCTAAGGAAAATGAGATACATAATCAGCTCCAGTGGAGGCAACCACATTGGGTCCTACTAGCAAAAAAGATCACAGCCCATAGCATCCAGAGCATGATCACAGAATTACGGAATTAAGGCCTAAACACTACTACCTTTCTCAAGGTGTTTGGTGACATCCTTATTTGCAGCATTCCAATGGAAAGTTGCAGAAACCACAATTTTTAATTCGCCAAAGGATTTAGCCAGCTTTTTCTGGTTGTTAGCAGCATTTGAAGAGTGGACAAGTGACTCAAGGATCATACTGTAATGATATCgacaaagaaaaaaaatcaaatcacCTAGATATGCATTTTTATGTCATATAAATCGTACTGTTGGGATTAGCTAATGATCTGCATTTTTAAAAACCACAAACCTAACATGCTGCTCTAAACATACTAGAAACTTTTGCACGCTTCGCGGCGCCCTACCAGTCAGATTGTGAACGCCCATAATTTTTTGCCATCGTAAATGAATCCAGCTATAACAATCCCGGCAACATTCTTTAAAAGATAAATTTCGGTATCATTATTCCTAAACATTTATATCAACTACTTTAAGCGTTGAATCCCAAAGATTACTGGGAAATATTGATTATTTAGCTGGTGCTGGGTAAATTaaccaaacaaacaaacaaattgACTACTGGAATGTATCTCCTCTTTGGCAACTAACCAAACAAATTGTATGTCCACAATACACTTGATAAATGCAAACAATTGGTGCAGATCCAATCATCCAATTGTTGTTaactggatggatagacaaccaGACGTGCAATAAATAAACACATACAGATCATATTAAAACAGACTTCACATGATAGACAACCAGCTCACAATTTCTAGTCATGGCAATGTTTATGTCATCCATCCACTGGGCCTAACTTGAGGTACAAAATTACTGTTTTTGAAGTAGGACAAAGTGTAGACAATCATTTTGAGAAGTCTATAAATCTACCAAACCTTATATGTGCTAAAAACGTGAAATTCCACAAGGTAAGAGGTCTCTAAATCACCTACAACTTCTGTATTATCTCTTTTTGCAGGAAAAATCATTTGATTTATAAAATTGTCATCCGATTCAGAACAACAAAATCTGTAATTTCAGACTGCAGGGCAGGAGCAAACTTAACCAATCCAGCAAAATAATCCCTTTCATTTTACCCAGACCAGCAACTCATCGTTTTACCCAGGCCAGAACTCATCTAAAACAAGTCCAAACAGAGGTGTTAAGCCATGGGTTTTACCTTGCAACGACAAAACAAAAATCTATGGTGAGTAGCCCACCTGCCCCTCTTCTTTCCCCTGCTTCACAGCCTTTGATTTGCTGCGTCTCCTGTCAATTTACAATGAAGAGCACCTTGCAATGATCAGGTAAGCAAGACATAAGAAATACTACACAAGACTAGAGTAAAAAAATATTTGAGGTTGCTTCCACAAGGCACACCCGCACCATCGCTCTCGCACACACGCAAAAGTAACCTGCCATGCAATCAAGTATTAGCCAACAAAACTTGTATATTAGCAAATAACCTGAGCAGTTTCTGCACCCTGTTGATGAAATAAAAACCTGAAAAAGTTTGATGAACAAGGCTGCAGCTGTTGTTCACCTCCACATGAAATTTCGAATTGAATCGGAGAAGGATGAGGAGACTTACTAGAAGCAGCGAATCCAGTTCGGTGATTTCCACCTCCTTCGACTTCTAAGCCACCAGCTGCATCGGAGCGGCACAACCACAATCAGGGCACACACACACGCCTACATGTGAAGGATGCGAACCATGGAGTAGACTGAGAGATGAGAGCTCACCATTTTGCCGGCTCTGAAGGACGAGAGGTCTGTAGGAAAGCCAGGAACAGCGACCGGTCGTGCCTGCTTCACGCCTCTGCTTGACGGTGGCGGCGAAAGACGGGCCACGGGCGTGGCCGCGCGGCGCAGGCGGGATGCGGGACGCCGACCCGGCGTCGACGGGAGGCGGATAGGTGGGGCTGGAGCTGCACCCGGCTGCGGCACGGCATGACGCGCGCGGGAGGCGGGGTGGCCTggagctggcggcggcggcggctggtcgGTGTCGCGCGGTGCAGGCGGGATGCGGGACGCCGACCCGGCGTCGACGGGAGGCGGCAACGTGGGGCTGCGGCACGGCGCGACGCGCGCGGGAGGCGGAGTGGCCTggagctggcggcggcggcttgcCGGTGTTGGAGATTTGGGGAAAATTGGAAATGAGATTTTAGGGTTTGGTGGGGATTGTATGGTGGGTTAGCCGGCGGAAATTTAAGTTTCGGGCCGCTTGGGCGCCAAGTGTGTGGTGTACGCACGGTCAAATTTAGTTGAAATTTTGATCTTCGCTcaaaaaaaagttgaaattttgATCGGTATTTTCGGTGCCCAACGAAAATACGAAATTTCGTCAAAATTGCACACTGGATGATTCTCAACAACCAATTACTATATTTCTATACAGCTGATAAAAAAATTATGGAAAATTAACAAATGAAAAACCCATGATAGAGGGGTGGTTTGAATGTTTGATCCTAATAGGAAATATCTCCTAATTGCAATCTGTAAGCTTAGCTGGTTTTGGCAAATTAAGCCTAATTTCTCTTTTCTCATGCGAACTCTAATTTTAATGTTCTAAATATATTTATTCAACGTCTTGACGACAGGaacttttttttctcgaatacgcaaaaggttTACGCATGTTTATATTAAGGTGGAGAAGGTTCGAGAGTTACAACGACGTGCCGCACCCCCGACGCACTAAGGAAGACATGAAGTGTTACGGTGCGCTCTTTCATCACTAGAGTACAATTCAAAGGTAGTACTCATGCACTAAACAACCTAGGTGGCACGCCCCTGCGTCGATCCACAAATTCACGAAGTGTCGGATCACAGCTAGGAGCTGCACTATAGTCGCCGAGACGTCGCAGAAACACCTAGCCTTGCGCTCGTTTCATAGCTCCCAAGCAACGATCGTGAATAGGGACTCAGCTCCCTTTCGTTTGTCGCTGCTCCATCGCTGCCTCCATCTCCACCAAGTTAGGATGGAAAACCCGCCAACCTGCGAGGCGTTGACACCGTGCGCGGATAGGATGTTCCACCATACTTGACGGGAGAATGAGCACGACGCGATGACGTAGTTTGTTACCTTGATGGTGGAGTTTGTTACCTTTGTTGGCACATTTTCGCTAACAACATGATTTGAAAGGCATGTGTACTCATACATATAATTGTTTGTGGTTTAATTTTTTCTCACACTTGTACTTCCTCCATTCTAAACTATAAGTAGCTCTGGATTTTCCAGATACATATCTTTTTCTCTGTCTCTAGATATACAGTATGTTTAGATACAAACcttagctatgtatctagaaaagccagaatAATATATTATTCAAATAGAGGGAGTAGTTCAAAATGTGTAATAATTTCAATAACACGACATAATTACATTTAATTCCTGAAAAAGGTACCTTATTGCAAAAAAAATATTAAAGTTATTTAATATATATTAAATAAAGGTTACAAATTCTATATGAAAATAATGGTTACAATTCTTATATGAAAATAATAAAGATGAAATGTTATGAAAATAAAGGTTACAATTCTATATGAAAATAAAGGTAACTCTCATGTCCAGTAGTCTTTAGTTTTTTGTCTATCAAATTGCTACATCATGTAGTTGGCTATGCTTATATGTTAGGAGCACCTGCTGCTCACTATCGGCCGGCCAACAAATTTAGTTATGATCATGGATGGCTTAAAGGGGCTTCCGTGCTCCAATAGGTGGTACACCATATTTCCAAACTTTTGCTGAGTTTGCTAACAGATTATTAATAAAGTCATGGTTGTACTGAACTAACTGATGGGATACAGTTCCTATCCCAACTCATGGTTGAATAAATCTAGTACGCTATTTGGTTGAATTTGTTGCGCAAAAAATGTGTCCAATAGTATATAGAGTTTTCTGTGACCCATGATTCCTGAAGCCTTAAGGTGCTCTGTACACCGTACTGATTTGGATAAATACTTAAATATTTAAATAGATGTAATTTTGGTATATTGTAGTTTCATGATGTTCTTGGATAGATTTTTCCTACTGTTATATGCTGAACTGGGAGCTTGGTTCTGTCCAGTACATATGCATGAACCTATCTTTATATTTTTGACTAATGTTTGTAGTTTGTGGCTGCAGATGGCTGCCTTTGGAGAGATTAGTAGTGTGGCCTAGAGGTGAAAACTGAAAAGCTTTAGTAATGTTTAGTTGCCTTTGTGTGTTTGTCGTGCTTCTATATGTTCTGAGTACTTTCGACATGTCTTTCATAGGTGTGTAGATGCCAGCTTGCTCTTGTGCCCATTGGTTCATATTTGCTTAAGATATATACCTGCAGTTTTTAGTTTCGGAgatagagggagggagggagggagggagggagggagggagagagagagaagcatCATCATATCTGTATCTATGGTTTATTAACATGTAGATAGTGTAACTGAACATCGTGCTCAACAAATGGTAGCATACCAAAAAACTAGGATCAGAATAATTTTTCTATAGGAGTTCCATGTAACGATGAACAATCTAGGTCAAGAAGCTAGGATACTTGCATGTAGAGATTAAGTGCTTATTTGGATGGAGGGCTATGCAAATGCATGCTGGCCCTAAGCGCCCAAAATTAGACGCCTAGGATGGATGTCTGGCCagtccaaacaagccctaaggtTTTTGTATAAATGTTCAGTAGCACACGTACTGCAATAAAGTTCTCACGTCACTATTGAGTATTGTCAACTTTTGGATCTATTTGAATTGTAGCATGAGATGGGGCATTCTAATAGTATATATTGTAGTTATACCGGAAATACCATATCATTGTGATGTATTGTCTCCTTTATTTCTAGCTCACTCTAGCATACCGCTATCATTCATCCCTAATAATTTATCTGTGATAATTGATTCTTGTGTTACTTTCTGTAGGTGAATGCAATCTTCATAATGAACCTAATATTGTGATTCATAGAGACTTAAAAGCATGCTTACTAGTATTGCTTGCTGTCTTAATTTGGATAATATGATAATGTGTTTGTCCGTTCTAACGTACAAATCTAGATTTATGTGAACCTATGATATTTGTAGGAGGTTCACCAAGCTGTACAACACAATCATGGATGACCAGGATGTAGCTAAAGCGATGAAGAAGTGTAACACCAAGAAGGGCGCCTTTTCACAACAAAGTGTGATGATCGGGGTAGATTTTGTTGTTATCGTTTGTAGTGGCTAGTAATTAGTTCGTTGCTTGTATGAATCATgatgtatatgtgtatatatatgacttggtAGTTGGCATGGAAGCACTATATGTGTTGGTAGATGGTTTGTATGAACTAGTGTTAGTTTGTGGCTATGTCCTGAACCacgatatatatgtatgtatgaccTAGTAGTTGGTGTGAACTAATGTATATTTTGTGATTATGTTTACCCTAAAAATTTGACTAAATGCATACTAGTATACTTAAGCAAGCAATTATTAGGCTGAGAACTAGAATACCCTAGTATGCTAATAACATGAATTAAATTATAATTGCATAAGTTTGTAGTATGGAGAGTATGTAATCACAAGATCGTTAGGACTTTGCAAAGGCAAGATGAATCAGGGTGCAAGCATTGTCAATGAATATGGCGTGTGTTGAGCGTTGCAGTGTTTATGTCCTAATGATCAATGGTGTGGAGGCGTCGTTTCTCGATCTCTAGGGCACCAGTGTCTCCTGTTCTTGTTGGCGGTCAATGCTGTTTTCCTAGCCCTTCACACCCAATGGCCCACCAAACCATATTGCAACAACACATGTTATTCTATAGCAACCAAACACACATGTGGCAATAGCAATATACTATTGCATCGCTTTAGGTATTTAGTTGCAATAAACAACTACCTATTGCAATGGTCGTGAGAAATATTACAACCAACAAAAATTGTGGCAATAGCAACAAACTATTACATCGCCCTTAGAAATTTAGTTGCAATAAGTAGCAACCTATTGCAATGGCCGTGAGAAATATTACAACCCACAAAAAATGTGGCAATAGCAACACATTATTACATCGACTTAGAAATTTAGTTGCA
Proteins encoded in this region:
- the LOC136503414 gene encoding uncharacterized protein translates to MSRDEEIMRKLFVELNREAIGIPRDGGLVILSSNSKEEIIEEEEVDEEKEEVKDEPMGSGRRRQLQATPPPARVAPCRSPTLPPPVDAGSASRIPPAPRDTDQPPPPPAPGHPASRARHAVPQPGAAPAPPIRLPSTPGRRPASRLRRAATPVARLSPPPSSRGVKQARPVAVPGFPTDLSSFRAGKMVSSHLSVYSMVRILHM